The genomic window TTCAAAGATGTACTATCCACCGGCCCAAGAAGAGATGTTAATAAATTACAGAGCTACAATGTTAGAGTGGTGGAAATAAAACTCAAAAATCATCTATTAGAGTTTATTCTTTTTGATCATGTTTCAGAAAAAGGTGGAGAGTTCTCAAGTTGATGCTTAATCCCGAGCATTAGAAGAGTTATCCAATCCCAGTAAAATAAGAGTTCAAACGAATTAGATAGAATGAACCCCATCCCTCACGGACTGCAGAGCATCATCTTTAGCATTCAATAGGACACTGGATATGGGTATTGATGGTTAAAAGGTGGCAGGTACCCAATGACATTAACAGTATAATCCATGACATGATTATAAAAGGATATTTCAAACATTCCTATGAATTGAAGATAATTGAAGATGTAAAACGATTGCCAGTTATGAACCTTTAAGATGTTATAAGACACAACTCCAAAAACCCGCTAAGATACTTCAAAGAAAACATGATAACCCATAAAGCCAACAGTAGTAGAAACTAAAGTAACACTGAAGTAACATGCCTCAACCAACATGAATTTTCTGGAGATAAATCAAGGCAGCCGAAACACGGCAAAACAAAACTTGCCTTACAGATTGGGAGAACAAAACAAAGAGAGGCATACGAGACCACAAAACCAGTAACCACACAGTCCAAGACAAGGACACAACTAGCAGAgagaataccaaaaaaaaaaaaaaaagacaaaaacaacCTGGGTTTTCAGAACAAGGGTTAAACATGAAAGGTTTGAAGAAGGAAGCTTCTGAATGAAAATCAAAGATTTGATAAAGATTAGGGAAGGGGTTTTGAAATAATTGGGTGGGTTTATAATCAACATCAAAATGGATATGATAAATTGAAACAATCAAAAAGATTACCAGCATAACAGATCTATTTGCCCCATAATAAGAATGGTTCCTCAAATAATATTGCAGATtttgttttggaagaaaaaaccaTCTGATGGTAGAACTAAGTTACCTGAAGAAGCATACCCGGGATTAGGATGTTGTGGAAGAGGAAAAGCGCTGGAGAGATTTGAAAATCATCACTAAAGTCCCAAAAATATATCTCCAACAAAACCTAAATCAGGGAAATTGTAAACAATCCATCAAAACATTCAGGGAAGGAAACATGATCAAACCACTCATCTAGTGGATAATATAACCTACAACGTCTCAGGGACGGTGGAATTGAAGATTATCTAGAGAAGATGCAGAGATTCATGGAGGattttttatttagggttttgaaaagggaaaaaaaacaaaaaaactaaagTAAACTTGAAAGATTAAAGATAAAAGGATAAGAGGTGAATACTATAGACGGATTCCTACTCAGATCTAGTCCCTAATGGACTAAATCTGAGTAAGAAGTGAGTAGCGGCGGTGGTTCTTTGCTATTtcggtttagggtttttgagagagAAAACATTGTTGTTTCCGCCTCTAATTTATGATTCGAGTAACACTTGTTTGGTTGATACCTTAGATTTTTTTGCATTAGGATATTCAAACTATTTTATGTCTTACAAAACTGCTGACTCAGCTAACAGTAATGGATGGAATACTTGACGgtaggaggaaacactaattttaataAATTTGGGGAGGAAATGCTAATTAGCGATTTTGGGAGGGGATGGAACGCCAAATAGCCCATAAATCTAAAGACTGTTCATAAGAATGATAATTCTCGAACTTTTCATTTGCCGCTGACATACAAGATTATATCGAAGTTATTAGCTTAAAAAAATAAGCTTGTCCTTCCTTCAGTTATTTCTCATTATCAAGGTGCTTTTGTCCATGGTAGACAAATTAATGATGGCATTCTTATTGCAGCTGAGCTTATTGATTCTAGAATTAGAGAAGTAAGCCTGGTGACACTTGTAAAGTGGACTTTGAAAAGGCTTTTGATAATGTTAATTGGAATTATATAGATATCACTATTTCCAAATTTGTCTTTGGTTCTAAGTGGGAGAGTTGGATGAAATGGTGTATTTCTCAAGCAAAATTTATTGTTCTGCTCAAGGGTGAAGCTACTAAAATACTTAAAAGTCATAAAGGAATAAGGCAAGGAGATCCTTTATCCCCTTTTCTCTTCATTTTAGGAGCCGAGTTTCTCTCAATTATTCTCAAGAAGGTTACTGATGATGATCTTATTATGGGTTTCAAAGTCTCAACTGATGGCTCAATGATTAACCATTTACAATTTTCTGATGACTTGATCATGTTTTTGATTGCTTTTGAATCTATTTCTGAACTCAAATCAAACTATAGGAAAAGTGCAGTGGTGGGCATTGGTAATATACACAATGGAAAAGTTGGGATGAAACTTTTGGATGTGATCTTGGTATCCCTTTGGGGAGTAAATCCAAATGTATGGTTGTTTGGGAGGTTATTATACAGTGACTCAATCAAAAACTTTCAGCTTGGAAAAAGTCTTACCTTTATAAAGGAGGTAGGTTGATTATGATTTAAAGTGTGTTATCAAGTTTACCCATTTATTTACTTTGTCTCTTTCAAATGCCAGCTTTGGTGGCTAAAGAACTAGAGAAAATTATGAGGAACTTCTATATGGGGTTCAtctttgaaaacaaagaagagaaGTTGGGTTTCATGGTCCAAAGTGATGTTACCTAAAGCTAGAGGAGGTTTAGTtataaaaaaaagttgaaaattgtTAATGCAACTCTTCATTCTaagtggatttggagatatgGCTCTAAAAAGAATGCTCTCTGGAAAAGGATTATACATCAGAAATTTGGTGGAAACTTTGAGGCTCTGTTTAATTCTAGTAAGGTCTTTGTTGGTCACAGTTTATGGGCTGGTATCTTGAAAACTAGAAAGTTAGTGTCTGCAAGTTTCAATCTGATAGTGAAGAATAGTTCTAGTGTTCTTTTTTGGTCAGATACTTGGATTGGAAATCACTCATTGAAAGCTATTTTCCCTAATCTTTACAAACTATCTAGGGGAAATGACTCTTCTATCAGTGAGATGGTTTCCAATGATGCTTGGGATATGAAATTCAGAAGAAATCTTCGTGAAGATGAATTTGGATCAGTTGTGCAACTTCTTTTTCTGATTGGTACATCATCAGATCATTTGTCAGAGGGTGAAGATCAAAAATAGTGGCTGGATAGTAAGGATTTTTCGGTTTCTTCTGCCTATAATACTTATGAGACAGATGGTTTCTTGGTTTTTCTTGATAAAGAAATATGGAATCCAAGAATTCCTTTGGAAATGTCTTTCCTTGTATAGACACTTTGTTACAAGGGTGCACCTACTCTGAATATGCTTTCTAGAGTTGGTAAGGTTCAATCTCCAAACTGTCTCTTATATGATAACATGATCGAAACGAATTCAAATCTTTTCATACACTGGAATTATACTACACATATTGGGACTATTTCTTGGGTAGCTATGGGATTTAAGGTGCTTTCCATGAGAATGTGAAAGCTGTGATACGGGATTGGAGTATTTGTAAGGCAAAATCGAAGAAGAAAAGTATTTAGACTATGTTTCCATTCGCAATTTGGTGGAATATTTGGAATGAAAGAAATGCTTGATTCTTTTCAAACATAAGAAGAATCGCCAAGCAACTAATTTTGGCTATCAAATGCATAATGTACATATAGGTTTTGCATACTAGTTTGTTTAAAAGCTTCTCTTTATCCACTTTAATATGTAACTGGGATTTTATTATGCATTGTCCCTGTTAGGGTTTTTTACTCCTTTTATAATCCTCACTTTAGTGACTTTTTCTCTTAATATAATTTCCCCTTTTctatcaagaaaaataaaaagatgcATATATGTGTAACTCTAATTTTAGCCCCAATTAAATAATACTATTGAAATCTTGTTGATGCTTCCACGAACACAACATGAATTGTTAGGCAGTAGGTACTCTTAGTATTGTTGGCTTGCCTAAGTTTTCTAAAAGGAAATACTGGTGTATTACCAGAATTACAAAGTGAGTTACATTTTTTAGGTCAGTGGTGGATAAAAATCTACTTAGTACCCGTTAGTGGGTTGGTTAAATTTGCACCATTGAAAATCTTGCCAAGACTTTGAACTAGAAAACCAAGGAAGTTAAAATAACAACAATTATTTTTGTTACATAGTTTTTTCAGTTATATCTCAACCAAACTTTGAACTTTTACTAGTTTAGATTGAATTTTGTGCCCTATAAATCAAAAACTCGCAGCTACTTCATTTCATCAAAACAACTTGCACTTTCTTGAACTCTAATCTAAAACCTCAACACTCAGTTGTATGCCTCTTGCACAACCCATGGCTTGTACTAAGCTTGTTTTGGTTTTCTCTTTTATCATCACATTGTCATGGGTCAATCTTGGGGTTTCGGCTCGACATCTTTTGGCTGATGACCAAGTGACTCCATCCCCTGCGAAACCCACCATTCCATCTCTGAAAATTCCATCACTACCCAAGATGCCTACGGTTCCATCTCTCAAAGTTCCTTCACTGCCCAAGATGCCTACAGTTCCATCTGGAAAAATTCCTTCACTACCCAAGATGCCGACTGTCCCGGCACGGCCGAAATTTTCAACTCCACCAGTGCCTAGTACTAATAGCAAACTACCTTCTCGGCATCTTTTGGCAGATGTTCCAGCAACTCCTGCCCCTACGAAACCCACCATTCCATCTCTCAAAGTTCCTTCAGTACCCAAGATGCCTACAGTTCCATCTCTCAAAGTTCCCTCACTGCCCAAGATGCCGACTGTCCCGACACTGCCAAAATTTACAACTCCGCCATCCCCTAGTACTAAGAGTAAAATACCTTCTCGACATCTTTTGGCTGATGTTCCGCCAACTCCTACCCCTATGAAAGCCGCCACTCCATCTTTAAAAATCCCTTCATTACCCA from Papaver somniferum cultivar HN1 unplaced genomic scaffold, ASM357369v1 unplaced-scaffold_19, whole genome shotgun sequence includes these protein-coding regions:
- the LOC113338739 gene encoding protein PELPK1-like, yielding MPLAQPMACTKLVLVFSFIITLSWVNLGVSARHLLADDQVTPSPAKPTIPSLKIPSLPKMPTVPSLKVPSLPKMPTVPSGKIPSLPKMPTVPARPKFSTPPVPSTNSKLPSRHLLADVPATPAPTKPTIPSLKVPSVPKMPTVPSLKVPSLPKMPTVPTLPKFTTPPSPSTKSKIPSRHLLADVPPTPTPMKAATPSLKIPSLPKMPTLPKFALPPMPSFAGKLPSFPGKGSFTGKLPSFPGKGTSFSLPGNATLPKFPSFTPPPTPKTP